In Platichthys flesus chromosome 6, fPlaFle2.1, whole genome shotgun sequence, the genomic stretch GGATAACGTATTCACATGTATAACACAGTCGAGCAGCACACAGGTAACCctgtatatgtttttttctctcacctgCATATTCTGGGTAGCAGATTGTGAGAGGACTCTTTTTGATCTTCTCCTCAAACAGGTCTTTCttgttgaggaagaggatgatggaggTGTCTGTGAACCACTTGTTGTTGCAGATGGAGTCGAACAGCTTCATGCTCTCGTGCATTCGGTTCTGAAtgggaaaatgttaaaaaagtgaataaagaggaggagatgaataaCGGGGTTTGTTGAGCTTAGACAGGTTTTTACCATCTCCTCGTCCTCGGCCAGCACCAGGTCATAGTCACTCAGGGCCACACAGAAGATGATGGCGGTGACTCCCTCGAAACAATGGAtccacttcttcctctctgaTCTCTGACCGCCTACATCAAACATTCTGCAGCGGGAACACGGAACCACAGTGTtacatcactgcagcacatcaacaacacattttcactttgaagCATCTCAAATCTGACACTCTATTCATTGGACAATAATTGTATATTTCTCTGTAGAAACATTTTATATCCTCAGGTGGATCATGGAAATTTGACTGGGACATAATGCTACCGCTCTGGTCTTGGTTTGATTCCGGCAGTGGGAAAGTTTCTTCCCTGGCATACAAGATATCCTAATCATCTGACTGTACACTATTTATGAACCTTTTATTTCTCTTAATTCATTCAGACTTTGTGCTCATGATAGATTTCAGTTAGGGAGACATTATAATAAGATATTACGATATTATGGATGTGGTACGGGTCAGAgtagaacccattcaattttggtatGATTCAGAGTAGTGGGCAGATGCAGGAATTTCTAAATTACTCTCTTTGACATCTATGAGTGGATAAGATCTGGTGCAGCTTCAGAGTTTACcaggactgttggaccttggcagaggtatgctcTCTACTGATCCTAGTTGGTAGAGCTATAACCATATGTACTTGTtgccttttgtttgtctgtcatcAGGGTTACTCAAAATCTACTGAGCCCATTCCTGTGAAATTTTGAGAGCAGGTTCTTCTTTGGATCACAGGGCATGATCCATAGAAGAACCCTCGGAGTGGATCTgcgtaaaaaaaaagggatccaggccccactttctttaacatggtgagatagggtgttagccttggcagaggtatgaacTCTCAGAACGCCCTTTTAgttttctgtggttttctctTACAAATCAGCAGCTAGTGATGTAGTTTCAGCAGTTTCTGACACAGCTAAGTTTGTAATCTATACATTGACTTAAAACAATTTGAGCTGTGTCATTCCCACTCAGGATCGTTGCCATTTTTGTCACTATTTTTCATGAAGGTACATAGATAGCAGTGGAAAAAGATGAAACCCAATTTTAACACTCTATAAAGCTCTAATTGGGCCGTACTTTTTCAAGGGGTACATACAGCTTCCACAGAAAACAACCCTGAACCCATTTGACTCAGTGAACGGATCACGCATGGTGGTTGTACTCACTTGAAGTGCAGGTCCTTGAAAGTGAAGTGCGTTTCTACAATACCAGTAGTTTTGACTCTGGTCCGCAACACATCCTGTTGGGTGGGTACATAAGAACCGTGGGATATCCTGTCCAGGTCATTCAGGTagcttagaaaaaaaaaaaaagtaaagtgacaagaaaataaagatttacaCCAGGTACAGACATAGAGGTTTGCAGACTAAGACTGATGCGTGGGAGTTATTCTGTCAGGTCCATATTAGATCCAGTGTCAATGCGTGCAACTCACTATGCTGCAGAGTCGTTGAGCTGGTACTCTCGGGAGCGGCTGAAACAGGCCTGAACTCCTCCGTCCTTCCACAGCCGCTGGATGACCCCAGCCAGCTCGCCTGTCATGAAGCCTTCTTCTGCTGAACCCGCCAGGACGAACAGCTGCCGTGCATCATCCTGAGGAAACAAAGCCAagaggacaaagacaaaagtCCAACTTAAATCACAATCCACATCTTTAACGCCAACAAGGATGGTTTGTGTAGTTTAAGTAACCAgttatacattttacattctgTTAAAACTCTAACGATAATGAATTTTTACATTGAATTCATTGTCAAAACTAACAGCATCATGGTATCACAGAAAAAATAGATTCCAGTGTGTTTAATAAAGTCCCAACTAAGTgaattaaaaaagtaatttctcataaaaagaaacaacaaaaaaaaatacttcacaCTAAAATATCTCTGGTAATTAAAAACAG encodes the following:
- the LOC133954979 gene encoding guanine nucleotide-binding protein G(i) subunit alpha-1; its protein translation is MGCTLSTDDKVAQERSKMIDRNLRDDGEKAAREVKLLLLGAGESGKSTIVKQMKIIHEAGYSEEECKQYKAVVYSNTIQSIIAIIRAMGRLKIDFSDSARADDARQLFVLAGSAEEGFMTGELAGVIQRLWKDGGVQACFSRSREYQLNDSAAYYLNDLDRISHGSYVPTQQDVLRTRVKTTGIVETHFTFKDLHFKMFDVGGQRSERKKWIHCFEGVTAIIFCVALSDYDLVLAEDEEMNRMHESMKLFDSICNNKWFTDTSIILFLNKKDLFEEKIKKSPLTICYPEYAGSNTYEEAAAYIQCQFEDLNKRKDTKEIYTHFTCATDTKNVQFVFDAVTDVIIKNNLKDCGLF